A stretch of Coriobacteriia bacterium DNA encodes these proteins:
- a CDS encoding indolepyruvate ferredoxin oxidoreductase subunit alpha, giving the protein MHVSTVLLSGNEAIARGAWEAGCSAGFGYPGTPSTETLEAFAKLPDTYAEWSINEKVALEAALGLSMAGRRALVTMKHVGVNVAADPLMSISLAGCSGGLVLLAADDPGMFSSQNEQDSRVYASFARVPMFEPADSAEALAMTKEAFRLSEELGTLAMVRSTVRISHTRTAVELGEREQVEPLPYETKQSRWVMMPAYARPRRLDADKRVEVLRAYVEASPLNVAELRDTSIGFVCSGAVYQHVREACPQASTLKLGLSYPLPAAKIAAFFAQVEHVYVVEEANDYYEREIRAMGLEPAAWPNPLPRAFELSPALIAAALGVQGAGASGSLPATEASDALVDAWTSATRIARIDEALGELPARPPALCPGCPHRIPFFELKRMRAIVLGDIGCYTLGALPPLATLESAIDMGASVSMAHGFEVARELDARAGRDESTRAGGKRPVFAVIGDSTFAHSGLSGALSAAYNAGCGNILILDNRTTAMTGGQGNPVSGITLQGRPSHELDLPAVLKASGIADVTVVDALDAAAVRAALRGAASRTDQLSVVICQSPCIVEYKIRGTQRVVSLAACRACGACLRLGCPAISTDAEGHARIDAGLCTGCRQCEQYCAFNAIAAVAEGK; this is encoded by the coding sequence ATGCACGTGTCTACCGTTCTTCTTTCCGGCAACGAGGCCATCGCCCGCGGCGCCTGGGAAGCCGGCTGCTCCGCCGGCTTCGGCTACCCCGGCACGCCGTCGACCGAGACGCTCGAGGCCTTTGCCAAGCTGCCCGACACCTATGCCGAGTGGTCCATCAACGAGAAAGTCGCCCTCGAGGCAGCCCTGGGCCTGTCCATGGCGGGCCGCCGCGCCCTCGTGACGATGAAGCACGTCGGCGTCAACGTGGCAGCTGATCCGCTCATGAGCATCTCGCTGGCCGGCTGCTCCGGCGGCCTCGTGCTGCTCGCCGCCGACGACCCCGGCATGTTCTCCTCGCAAAACGAGCAGGACAGCCGCGTGTACGCCTCGTTCGCCCGCGTGCCCATGTTCGAGCCCGCCGACTCCGCAGAGGCGCTCGCCATGACGAAGGAGGCCTTCCGCCTCTCCGAGGAGCTCGGCACGCTCGCCATGGTGCGCTCCACCGTGCGCATCTCGCACACGCGCACGGCCGTCGAGCTGGGCGAGCGCGAGCAGGTCGAGCCGCTGCCCTACGAGACGAAGCAATCCCGCTGGGTCATGATGCCCGCCTACGCCCGTCCGCGCCGGCTCGACGCCGACAAGCGCGTCGAGGTGCTGCGCGCCTACGTCGAGGCGAGCCCGCTCAACGTTGCCGAGCTGCGCGACACGAGCATCGGCTTCGTGTGCTCGGGCGCCGTCTACCAGCACGTCCGCGAGGCGTGCCCGCAGGCGTCCACGCTGAAGCTCGGCCTGTCCTACCCGCTTCCTGCCGCCAAGATCGCCGCGTTCTTCGCGCAGGTCGAGCACGTGTACGTCGTCGAGGAGGCCAACGACTACTACGAGCGCGAGATCCGCGCCATGGGCCTCGAGCCTGCCGCCTGGCCCAATCCGCTGCCCCGCGCGTTCGAGCTGTCGCCCGCCCTCATCGCCGCCGCTCTGGGCGTTCAGGGTGCCGGGGCGTCCGGCTCGCTTCCCGCAACCGAGGCAAGCGATGCACTCGTCGACGCCTGGACGTCGGCCACGCGCATCGCACGCATCGACGAGGCGCTCGGCGAGCTTCCGGCCCGACCGCCGGCACTCTGCCCCGGCTGCCCGCACCGCATCCCGTTCTTCGAGCTCAAGCGCATGCGAGCCATCGTGCTCGGCGACATCGGCTGCTACACACTCGGCGCGCTGCCGCCGCTCGCGACGCTCGAGTCCGCCATCGACATGGGCGCGTCCGTCTCCATGGCGCACGGCTTCGAGGTCGCCCGCGAGCTGGACGCCAGGGCGGGACGCGACGAGTCGACGCGTGCCGGCGGCAAGCGCCCCGTGTTCGCCGTCATCGGCGACAGCACGTTCGCGCATTCGGGCCTGTCGGGCGCCCTGTCGGCGGCATATAACGCCGGCTGCGGCAACATCCTCATCCTCGACAACCGCACGACGGCCATGACCGGCGGCCAGGGCAACCCCGTCTCGGGCATCACGCTGCAGGGGAGGCCCTCGCACGAGCTCGACCTGCCCGCCGTGCTCAAGGCGTCCGGCATCGCCGACGTCACGGTCGTCGACGCGCTCGACGCCGCCGCCGTGCGCGCCGCCCTGCGCGGGGCGGCCAGCCGTACGGACCAGCTCTCCGTCGTCATCTGCCAGTCGCCGTGCATCGTCGAGTACAAGATCCGCGGGACGCAGCGCGTCGTCAGCCTCGCCGCCTGCCGCGCGTGCGGTGCCTGCCTGCGCCTGGGTTGCCCGGCCATTAGCACGGACGCCGAGGGGCATGCGCGCATCGACGCCGGCCTGTGCACGGGCTGCCGCCAGTGCGAGCAGTACTGCGCGTTCAATGCCATCGCGGCCGTCGCGGAAGGGAAGTAG
- a CDS encoding C40 family peptidase, with translation MTRTLDTTLDSGRDRTLTRRDVIAYAAGLSLAPVALAVAKAFGCDTLLAPRVALAEPAERGAAETEALAAAQKEYDEARSQLEQIGRKLEQTQYDLSETTNQLNELGKDIAQTQTDIDATTTDLDTAQNALAAYLVIGYKSGAVSTLDLLLQSADFNDFVTRSFYVGRIQDSQVDAIEDIKDLKVKLEQQEQTLTTQQDQQAELQASLEAQQAELQTQQEESNKVVTGLSEQVKQLFAAQQTELQAAAAARQKAADASAAGQANGVPTPGKSMGSVVENAYACMGIPYVWGGDDSNYATYAGYDCSGFTQHCYALEGYEIGRTTWDQIDDINALGNWRDNVDDLQPGDLVFPHDGHVGIYIGNHQMIDAPYPGMFIQIDPVEEFLGGGSPV, from the coding sequence ATGACACGAACGCTCGACACGACGCTGGACAGCGGGCGCGATCGCACCCTCACTCGGCGTGACGTCATCGCATACGCCGCCGGCCTCTCCCTTGCCCCCGTCGCGCTCGCCGTCGCCAAGGCGTTCGGGTGTGACACACTGCTGGCCCCCCGCGTCGCCCTGGCAGAGCCCGCCGAGCGCGGCGCCGCCGAGACGGAAGCGCTGGCTGCAGCGCAGAAAGAGTACGACGAGGCGCGCAGCCAGCTCGAGCAGATAGGCCGCAAGCTCGAGCAGACGCAGTACGACCTCAGCGAGACAACGAACCAGCTCAACGAGCTGGGCAAGGACATCGCCCAGACGCAGACGGACATCGACGCCACGACGACGGACCTCGACACGGCCCAGAACGCCCTCGCGGCCTACCTCGTCATCGGCTATAAGTCCGGCGCCGTCTCGACGCTCGACCTGCTGCTGCAGTCCGCGGACTTCAACGACTTCGTGACGCGCTCGTTCTACGTCGGGCGCATCCAGGACTCCCAAGTCGACGCCATCGAAGACATCAAGGACCTCAAGGTGAAGCTCGAGCAGCAGGAGCAGACGCTCACGACCCAGCAGGACCAGCAGGCCGAGCTGCAGGCGAGCCTCGAGGCCCAGCAGGCCGAGCTACAGACGCAGCAGGAGGAGTCGAACAAGGTCGTAACAGGCCTGTCCGAGCAGGTTAAGCAGCTCTTTGCTGCCCAGCAGACCGAGCTCCAGGCCGCAGCTGCCGCCCGCCAGAAAGCCGCTGACGCGAGTGCAGCCGGCCAGGCCAACGGCGTCCCGACGCCCGGCAAGTCCATGGGGTCGGTCGTGGAGAACGCCTACGCCTGCATGGGCATCCCCTACGTCTGGGGCGGAGACGACTCGAACTACGCCACGTATGCCGGCTACGACTGCTCGGGCTTCACGCAGCACTGCTACGCCCTGGAGGGCTACGAGATCGGCCGCACGACATGGGACCAGATCGACGACATCAACGCGCTGGGCAACTGGCGGGACAACGTCGACGACCTGCAGCCCGGCGACCTCGTGTTCCCCCACGACGGGCACGTCGGCATCTACATCGGCAACCACCAGATGATCGACGCGCCCTATCCGGGCATGTTCATCCAAATCGACCCCGTCGAGGAGTTTCTCGGGGGCGGCTCCCCGGTATAG
- a CDS encoding C40 family peptidase: MNTRTPAPRTQASIAARPLDRRLFVRVAAMGVATCALGLGMQNAAQAVEGTSEQTQAALSDAQAAYNEAMSQLSSLTQKAELAQYSLSQTEAQLDETNAQIDDLQVSITQKQAELSDAQDVLADRVDAAYKAGSTDVLSVILNATSFEDLANRLFYAGKTSDADAQAIQTVKDLKAELEQQESDLQAKKSEQEQLYNQQLSDAQSLQDQVDAMQSYSGSLSQDVVDLMGQAQQEAMQNQASQYQEYLDSVVQDNPVANGSTNAGTSESGGSSNESSEGTTGGSADTTTPVNPTPDPEPTPEPEPEPTPEPEPEPTPEPEPEPEPEPEPEPDPEPDYEEPSYGGTGNHVGSAVDVAWNYVGVTPYVWGGTDPSGFDCSGLAQYCYAMCGYSIGRTTYDQIAQIQGLGNWRYDMSELSPGDLVFPHEGHVGIYCGGGMMIHAPYEGRMVEYASVYAFIGGGSPV, encoded by the coding sequence ATGAACACGCGCACCCCAGCACCACGCACCCAGGCATCCATCGCCGCCCGCCCTCTGGACCGGCGCCTGTTCGTGCGCGTCGCCGCGATGGGCGTTGCCACCTGTGCCCTCGGCCTCGGCATGCAGAACGCCGCCCAGGCCGTTGAGGGCACCTCCGAGCAGACGCAGGCCGCGCTCTCCGACGCTCAGGCAGCCTATAACGAAGCCATGTCACAGCTGAGCTCGCTCACGCAGAAGGCCGAACTCGCCCAGTATTCTCTGAGCCAGACGGAGGCCCAGCTCGACGAGACGAACGCCCAGATCGATGATCTCCAGGTGTCCATCACGCAGAAGCAGGCCGAGCTCTCCGACGCCCAGGACGTCCTGGCCGACCGCGTCGACGCCGCGTACAAGGCCGGTAGCACGGACGTGCTGTCCGTCATCCTCAATGCCACGAGCTTCGAGGATCTCGCTAACCGCCTGTTCTACGCAGGCAAGACCTCCGACGCTGACGCCCAGGCTATCCAGACCGTCAAGGATCTCAAGGCGGAGCTCGAGCAGCAGGAGAGCGACCTGCAGGCAAAGAAGAGCGAGCAGGAGCAGCTCTACAACCAGCAGCTCTCCGACGCACAGTCCCTGCAGGACCAGGTCGACGCCATGCAGAGCTACTCCGGCAGCCTGTCCCAGGACGTCGTCGACCTCATGGGGCAAGCGCAGCAGGAGGCCATGCAGAACCAGGCGTCCCAATATCAGGAGTATCTCGACTCGGTCGTGCAGGACAACCCCGTGGCGAACGGCTCGACAAACGCCGGCACGTCCGAGAGCGGTGGCTCGAGCAACGAGAGCTCGGAAGGCACGACGGGCGGCAGCGCGGACACGACGACTCCCGTCAACCCGACGCCCGATCCGGAGCCCACGCCCGAGCCCGAACCGGAGCCAACCCCGGAGCCTGAGCCTGAGCCGACCCCTGAGCCCGAACCAGAGCCGGAACCCGAACCAGAGCCCGAGCCTGACCCAGAACCGGATTACGAGGAGCCGAGCTACGGCGGCACGGGCAACCACGTCGGAAGCGCCGTCGACGTCGCGTGGAACTACGTCGGCGTCACGCCCTACGTGTGGGGCGGCACAGACCCGAGCGGCTTTGACTGCTCCGGCCTCGCGCAGTACTGCTACGCCATGTGCGGCTACTCCATCGGCCGCACGACGTACGACCAGATCGCCCAGATCCAGGGCCTGGGCAACTGGCGCTACGACATGTCCGAGCTTTCGCCGGGCGACCTCGTGTTCCCGCACGAGGGCCATGTCGGCATCTACTGCGGCGGCGGCATGATGATCCACGCCCCCTACGAGGGCCGCATGGTCGAGTACGCCTCCGTCTACGCCTTCATCGGCGGCGGCAGTCCCGTATAA
- a CDS encoding C40 family peptidase has translation MAILTHPNHTRIAATAALLIMTLGWSGATIPAFADEYSASPETEAALADAQAQADAAQQQINALNNAFYEAQTAYDQTTAELEATNQAIADLQVTIDEKQVELAEAQDALANRMSAEYTAGPTGLLDVILSAEDFNDFVNRLYYAGKLTDADAQAIQQVKDLKASLQASQDELVVQQQAQQELQAQQEQDLASLNDQLAAAQEYKASLDAQVADLLAQRQAEIDAQAQAAAEAAAAQAAAAAASGMPGTSVGGVVDAALQYLGSPYVWGAEGPGAYDCSGLTTVAYRAMGIEIPHQSGSQYAIVAGNGHLVGAGGLNAGDLVFFGYYGSDAVCHVGIYMGGGMVVHSLPASGVTTESLSSISSYLNFLGGGSPV, from the coding sequence ATGGCGATACTGACGCACCCTAACCACACCCGCATCGCAGCGACGGCCGCCCTTCTGATCATGACGCTTGGATGGAGCGGCGCCACCATACCGGCCTTTGCCGACGAATACTCTGCCTCGCCCGAGACCGAGGCAGCCCTTGCTGACGCTCAGGCCCAGGCCGATGCGGCGCAGCAGCAGATCAACGCCCTCAACAACGCGTTCTACGAGGCGCAAACCGCGTATGACCAGACGACGGCCGAGCTCGAGGCCACAAACCAGGCCATCGCCGATCTACAGGTCACGATTGACGAGAAACAGGTCGAGCTCGCAGAGGCGCAGGACGCGCTCGCCAACCGCATGTCGGCCGAATACACGGCCGGACCCACGGGCCTGCTCGACGTCATCCTGTCCGCCGAGGACTTCAACGACTTCGTGAACCGCCTCTACTACGCCGGTAAGCTGACCGACGCAGACGCTCAGGCCATCCAGCAGGTTAAGGACCTCAAGGCCTCGCTGCAGGCAAGCCAGGATGAGCTCGTCGTTCAGCAGCAGGCCCAGCAGGAGCTTCAGGCCCAGCAGGAACAGGACCTTGCGTCGCTCAACGATCAGCTCGCCGCCGCGCAGGAGTACAAGGCCAGCCTCGACGCCCAGGTTGCCGATCTGCTCGCCCAGCGCCAGGCCGAAATCGACGCACAGGCCCAAGCCGCCGCCGAGGCGGCAGCGGCCCAGGCGGCAGCCGCAGCTGCGTCCGGTATGCCGGGCACTTCCGTGGGCGGCGTCGTCGATGCGGCCCTGCAGTATCTCGGCTCGCCCTACGTGTGGGGCGCCGAGGGCCCGGGTGCCTACGACTGCTCCGGCCTCACGACCGTGGCCTATCGCGCCATGGGTATCGAGATCCCGCACCAGTCCGGCTCGCAGTACGCCATCGTCGCCGGCAACGGCCACCTCGTCGGAGCGGGCGGCCTCAACGCCGGAGACCTCGTGTTTTTCGGCTACTACGGCTCCGACGCCGTCTGCCACGTGGGCATCTACATGGGCGGCGGCATGGTCGTGCACTCGCTGCCCGCCTCGGGCGTCACAACGGAGTCGCTCTCGTCCATCTCGAGCTACCTGAACTTCCTTGGCGGCGGCAGTCCCGTATAG
- a CDS encoding MerR family transcriptional regulator, translated as MASADTYTIGKVVKRLQPAFPDLTVSKVRFLETEGLVKPKRTKSGYRVYTERDIQRLEAVLRLQSTCFYPLQVIKEKLDAADEGAALPELGEAGTTLPEQDERMLAAQHVLEELPDAISVPAAFIRSLVDAGIVMPVRGAKGRTLIDGRDIPLIRSAYELKRYGMDPRFLRPYVQQANRELPIFKQMLSAGIGRAGSLDDAKTRESFDRMLASLLTLTNSVRDALVMREVRREFNYPQPEAPEQQGSAR; from the coding sequence ATGGCATCGGCAGACACGTACACCATCGGCAAGGTCGTCAAGCGGCTGCAGCCCGCCTTTCCCGACCTCACGGTCTCGAAGGTCCGCTTCCTCGAGACCGAAGGCCTCGTGAAGCCCAAGCGCACGAAGAGCGGCTACCGCGTCTACACAGAGCGCGACATCCAGCGCCTCGAGGCGGTCCTGCGCCTGCAGAGTACCTGCTTCTACCCCCTGCAGGTCATCAAGGAGAAGCTTGACGCCGCAGACGAGGGCGCGGCCCTGCCCGAGCTCGGCGAGGCAGGCACGACGCTTCCCGAGCAGGACGAGCGCATGCTCGCTGCCCAGCACGTGCTCGAGGAGCTGCCCGATGCCATCTCCGTGCCTGCTGCCTTCATACGGTCGCTCGTCGACGCAGGTATCGTCATGCCCGTGCGCGGCGCCAAGGGGCGCACGCTCATCGACGGCCGAGACATCCCGCTCATCCGCAGCGCCTACGAGCTGAAGCGCTACGGCATGGACCCGCGCTTCCTGCGCCCCTACGTGCAGCAGGCGAACCGTGAGCTCCCCATCTTCAAGCAGATGCTCTCGGCGGGCATCGGCCGTGCAGGCTCGCTCGACGACGCAAAGACGCGCGAGAGCTTCGACCGCATGCTCGCAAGCCTGCTCACGCTGACGAACAGCGTGCGCGACGCCCTCGTGATGCGCGAGGTGCGCCGCGAGTTCAACTACCCGCAGCCCGAGGCTCCCGAGCAGCAGGGGAGCGCACGCTAG
- a CDS encoding FHA domain-containing protein, which produces MTDVSGSPLPGDGDKTQAFSLVSADATIPNISLDDRGGLAELIIVRGPQAGEVFVLDIPEITIGRDPSCEVFLNDRTVSRRHAHLSLRDGRAFVEDLGSLNGTWVDGAIVSSGELKSGSSLQIGTFKMVLNIHKG; this is translated from the coding sequence ATGACAGACGTTTCCGGTTCGCCCCTGCCGGGCGACGGCGATAAGACGCAGGCGTTCAGCCTCGTCAGCGCCGACGCGACCATACCCAACATCAGCCTCGACGACCGCGGCGGCCTGGCCGAGCTCATCATCGTGCGCGGCCCGCAGGCCGGCGAGGTCTTCGTGCTCGACATCCCCGAGATCACGATCGGCCGTGACCCGAGCTGCGAGGTCTTCCTCAACGACCGCACGGTCTCCCGTCGCCATGCCCACCTGTCGCTGCGCGACGGGCGCGCGTTCGTCGAGGATCTCGGCTCGCTCAACGGCACGTGGGTCGACGGTGCCATCGTCTCGTCCGGCGAGCTCAAGAGCGGCTCGAGCCTGCAGATCGGCACGTTCAAGATGGTCCTGAACATCCACAAGGGGTAA